A stretch of the Mesorhizobium huakuii genome encodes the following:
- a CDS encoding adenylate/guanylate cyclase domain-containing protein produces MNEAQDLFSLLRQSTDVDPRAIDAIKRTIAEGEDRELCRINVPAFAGKHGLDEERAIGAFLHAARVGIFDISWNVLCPGCGGVLDTNATLKTLQKDEYTCALCSEGYSPTLDEMVEVTFTVSPRMRRIAAHNPHELPLMEYFRQIYWASGVDLPDEDFAKTIEAFSLEDIELAPGEKAVLPIQLPSEFIIVFEPVTHSAQFIDVKGEPTKERRSLSLVFDRDHVQNQTLEMQPGPLRISLENRTDTRVLPTVFIAGQALHDLLGKRRPFLTAKRLLTNQTFRDLYRTDTLDINQRLKITSLTFLFTDLRGSTALYERVGDLSAFDLVRAHFQVLHEIVAAEAGAVVKTIGDAVMATFATPDRAIAAALRMRDAMRALNEKSGREDLLLKIGIHAGPCIAVSMNERQDYFGQTVNIASRVQNLATAQAIFATRAVVDDDLTADLLRRNALTPVPHEVSLRGIEREIAVYTIP; encoded by the coding sequence ATGAACGAAGCACAGGATCTGTTCTCGCTTCTGCGGCAATCGACCGATGTCGATCCACGGGCAATCGACGCGATCAAGCGAACCATCGCCGAGGGCGAGGATCGCGAGCTTTGCCGCATCAATGTGCCGGCCTTCGCCGGCAAGCATGGCCTCGACGAGGAGCGCGCCATAGGCGCCTTTCTCCATGCGGCGCGGGTGGGCATCTTCGACATTTCCTGGAATGTTCTGTGCCCCGGCTGTGGCGGCGTGCTCGACACCAACGCCACGCTGAAAACCTTGCAGAAGGACGAATACACCTGCGCGCTGTGCTCCGAGGGCTATTCGCCGACCCTCGACGAGATGGTCGAGGTGACATTCACCGTCAGTCCCCGCATGCGCAGGATTGCCGCCCATAATCCACACGAACTGCCGTTGATGGAATATTTCCGGCAGATCTACTGGGCGTCCGGCGTCGATCTGCCGGATGAGGATTTCGCGAAAACGATCGAAGCGTTCTCGTTGGAGGATATCGAGCTTGCGCCCGGTGAAAAGGCGGTCCTGCCCATACAGCTTCCATCCGAATTCATCATTGTCTTCGAGCCGGTCACCCATTCAGCGCAGTTCATCGACGTGAAGGGCGAACCGACAAAGGAGCGCCGAAGCCTCTCTTTGGTCTTCGACCGCGACCATGTCCAGAACCAGACGCTGGAGATGCAACCCGGCCCGTTGCGCATTTCGCTGGAAAACAGGACCGACACCCGCGTGCTGCCGACGGTCTTCATCGCCGGCCAGGCATTGCATGATCTCCTGGGCAAACGCCGGCCCTTCCTCACCGCCAAGCGCCTGCTCACCAACCAGACGTTTCGCGATCTCTATCGCACGGATACGCTCGACATCAACCAGCGCCTGAAGATCACCAGCCTGACCTTCCTGTTCACCGACCTGCGCGGATCGACCGCGCTTTACGAGCGGGTGGGCGACCTTTCGGCCTTCGATCTCGTACGCGCGCATTTTCAGGTTCTGCACGAGATCGTCGCGGCGGAGGCAGGCGCGGTGGTGAAGACGATCGGTGATGCGGTGATGGCGACTTTCGCGACGCCCGATCGTGCGATTGCTGCGGCCCTCAGGATGCGCGATGCCATGCGTGCGCTCAACGAAAAGAGCGGGCGCGAGGATCTGCTGCTCAAGATCGGAATCCATGCCGGCCCCTGCATTGCGGTGTCTATGAACGAGCGACAGGACTATTTCGGCCAGACGGTCAACATTGCTTCGCGGGTCCAGAACCTTGCCACTGCGCAGGCGATCTTCGCCACGCGTGCGGTGGTCGACGACGATCTCACCGCCGATCTGTTGCGCAGGAACGCGTTGACGCCGGTGCCCCACGAGGTCTCGCTGCGTGGCATTGAGCGAGAGATAGCCGTATATACGATCCCCTGA
- a CDS encoding class I SAM-dependent methyltransferase, protein MSRLESFIRRMTAQRDILDQVCAEVAKIEGPVLELGLGNGRTFHHLRERLPGRRIVAFDRALAAHSSSIPEAENLVLGEIHETASRFIGIDAALVHADIGTGYEDRDAVTSTWLPDLTARLLRVGGIAVSGTPLDHPQLQRVPPPPSVSADRYFIYRRV, encoded by the coding sequence ATGAGTCGCCTCGAGAGTTTCATCCGCAGGATGACCGCACAGCGCGACATTCTCGATCAAGTCTGCGCCGAGGTGGCGAAGATCGAGGGCCCAGTGCTCGAACTCGGCCTCGGCAATGGCCGGACGTTCCACCATCTGCGCGAGCGCCTGCCGGGACGCCGGATCGTGGCGTTCGACCGCGCACTTGCCGCACACTCCAGCTCAATTCCCGAAGCTGAAAACCTCGTGCTCGGCGAAATACACGAGACGGCGAGCAGGTTCATTGGCATCGACGCCGCTCTTGTTCATGCCGACATCGGCACCGGCTATGAAGATCGCGATGCCGTGACCTCTACCTGGCTTCCCGATCTGACCGCGCGCCTGCTTCGCGTCGGCGGCATCGCGGTCAGCGGCACGCCGCTCGATCACCCGCAGTTGCAACGCGTCCCGCCGCCGCCTTCGGTATCAGCCGATCGTTATTTTATCTACAGGCGCGTGTAA
- a CDS encoding ABC transporter permease: protein MNTQSPLPAPGAPLQHYVSIAPFDLQSVEAMTPEQSKVYQASQLRLMWWKFRRHRLAVVSGIFLAVLYFGILICEFLAPYNLHTRNMDYIYSPPQRVHLFHNGQFVGPFVYGRQMTLDMDTLKRNYTDKQDDVQRIRFFCKGDSYRFWGLIEGDRHFVCPAENGQLFLAGTDRLGRDVLSRIIYGARISLTIGLVGISFSFLLGIVIGGLAGYHGGIFDLIVQRIIEVLQSIPSIPLWLALAAIMPITWSPILIYFGITVILGLIHWTGLARAVRSKLLALREEDYVLAAQLMGASSSRIIGRHLIPGFMSHLIATATISIPGMILGETALSFLGLGLRAPTTSWGILLTEARSVSVIAFYPWLLLPMLPVILVIMAFNFFGDGLRDAADPYK, encoded by the coding sequence ATGAACACGCAATCGCCGCTGCCCGCTCCGGGTGCTCCACTGCAACACTACGTTTCCATCGCGCCCTTTGACCTGCAGTCGGTCGAGGCGATGACGCCGGAGCAATCGAAGGTCTATCAGGCGTCGCAGCTAAGGCTGATGTGGTGGAAATTCCGAAGGCACCGGCTTGCCGTTGTATCCGGCATATTCCTGGCAGTGCTTTATTTCGGGATACTGATCTGCGAGTTCCTGGCGCCCTACAATCTGCATACGCGCAACATGGACTACATCTATTCGCCGCCGCAGCGCGTGCACCTGTTCCACAACGGCCAGTTCGTCGGGCCTTTCGTCTATGGCCGCCAGATGACGCTGGATATGGACACGCTCAAGCGGAACTACACAGACAAACAGGATGATGTTCAGCGGATCCGTTTCTTCTGCAAGGGCGACAGTTACCGGTTCTGGGGCCTGATCGAAGGTGACAGGCATTTTGTCTGCCCCGCCGAAAACGGCCAGCTCTTTCTGGCAGGCACCGACAGGCTGGGGCGCGATGTGCTCTCGCGCATCATCTATGGCGCACGCATTTCACTGACAATCGGCCTCGTCGGCATCAGTTTCAGCTTCCTGCTCGGCATTGTCATCGGCGGGCTGGCTGGCTACCACGGCGGTATCTTCGACCTGATCGTTCAACGGATAATCGAAGTTCTGCAATCGATCCCCAGCATCCCGCTGTGGCTGGCTCTGGCGGCGATCATGCCGATAACCTGGAGTCCGATCCTGATCTATTTCGGCATCACCGTCATCCTCGGGCTGATCCACTGGACCGGACTGGCGCGGGCCGTGCGTTCTAAGCTTCTAGCCTTGCGCGAGGAGGACTACGTTCTGGCCGCGCAATTGATGGGCGCCAGCAGCAGCCGCATCATCGGACGGCATCTCATTCCCGGCTTCATGTCGCATCTGATCGCAACGGCGACGATCTCCATACCCGGCATGATCCTGGGCGAGACGGCGCTGAGCTTCCTCGGGCTCGGCCTGAGGGCGCCGACAACCAGCTGGGGCATCCTGCTCACCGAGGCGCGCAGCGTCAGCGTGATCGCCTTCTATCCATGGCTGCTGTTGCCGATGCTCCCCGTCATTCTCGTCATCATGGCGTTCAACTTCTTCGGCGACGGGTTGCGGGACGCCGCGGACCCCTACAAGTGA
- a CDS encoding ABC transporter permease, with the protein MLRYIVWRIAVMVPTLLVISALVFTIIELPPGDYFDSYVAELRAQGEAVDSDRIQMMRKEYGFDQPPVIRYFYWVGGMLHGDFGYSFEYELPVRDVVGDRMWLTVLVSFVTIIVTWLIAFPIGMYSATHQYSWGDYGLTFLGLLGLAIPNFMLALILMYFANIWFGTSIGHLMDQQYLGEPMSWAKAQSILAHLWIPVLIIGTGGTASMIRRLRANLLDELHKQYVVTARAKGLHPFKALVKYPLRMALNFFISDIGSILPAIISGAEITAIVLSLETTGPMLIRALQSQDMYLAGSFLMFLAFLTVIGVLISDLALALLDPRIRLQGGSTK; encoded by the coding sequence GTGCTTCGATATATTGTCTGGCGCATCGCCGTGATGGTTCCAACGCTGCTGGTCATATCGGCGCTGGTGTTCACGATCATCGAACTTCCGCCCGGCGACTATTTCGACAGCTATGTCGCCGAGCTTCGGGCTCAGGGCGAAGCGGTGGATTCCGATCGCATCCAGATGATGCGCAAGGAATATGGTTTCGACCAGCCGCCGGTCATTCGCTACTTCTACTGGGTCGGCGGGATGCTGCACGGCGATTTCGGCTATTCCTTCGAGTATGAGCTGCCGGTTCGCGACGTCGTCGGCGACCGAATGTGGCTGACCGTGCTGGTTTCCTTCGTCACGATCATCGTCACCTGGCTCATCGCCTTTCCGATCGGCATGTACTCCGCCACGCATCAATACAGCTGGGGCGACTACGGCCTGACGTTCCTGGGCCTTCTCGGCCTTGCCATTCCGAACTTCATGCTGGCGCTGATCCTGATGTATTTCGCCAACATCTGGTTCGGCACGTCCATCGGCCATCTCATGGACCAGCAATATCTTGGCGAGCCGATGAGCTGGGCCAAGGCGCAGTCGATCCTCGCCCATCTCTGGATCCCGGTCTTGATCATCGGCACCGGGGGCACGGCAAGCATGATCCGGCGACTGCGTGCCAATCTGCTCGACGAGTTGCACAAGCAATATGTCGTGACCGCGCGCGCCAAAGGCCTTCATCCCTTCAAGGCGCTGGTCAAATACCCGCTGCGCATGGCGCTCAATTTCTTCATTTCCGACATCGGCTCTATCCTGCCGGCCATCATCTCCGGCGCCGAAATCACCGCGATCGTGCTGTCCTTGGAAACGACCGGGCCGATGCTGATCAGAGCGCTGCAAAGCCAGGATATGTATCTGGCAGGGTCGTTCCTGATGTTCCTCGCCTTCCTGACGGTCATTGGTGTGCTGATTTCCGACCTGGCGCTGGCGCTGCTTGATCCAAGAATTCGTTTGCAGGGCGGCAGCACCAAATGA
- a CDS encoding ABC transporter substrate-binding protein: MISRRTVLGLMASAFLPGTLRAADLEPEFLQPQLKARALPALAERLPKRPRALNLAAMGRQPGQYGGTLRTIIGSQKDIRMMTIYGYARLVGYDEKLNLQADILESFDVADDRVFTFKIREGHKWSDGSLLTSEDFRYCWEDVWLNDELSQDGLAPSLLADGKPPRFEIVDPLTVRYSWAAPNPDFLPKLAAASPLPLVLPAAYLKQFHKKYQDPFRLAGLMKEYRAKKWTLLHIRMSRQYRPENPELPTLDPWQNRTKPPAEQFIFERNPFFHRTDENGRQLPYVDRIVMNVSSSAIISAKTGAGESDLQCMGIDFADYSFLKDAEKRYPVKMHLWKRTQGSRLALLPNLNCADQVWRGLFRDVRVRRALSLAVDRREINLAVFYGLAQESADTVLPDSPLYRPEFAKAWVAHDPDQANALLDQVGLQTRDDDGLRILPDGRPAQIIVETAGESTLETDALELITDHWRKIGIALFIRTSQRDIFRSRALGGEIMMSMWSGIDNGVPTADMNPYQLAPTVDDQLQWPLWGAHYLSHGTLGEAPDLPPVVELMALLKRWNASTEATERAEIWNSMLSIYTDQVFSIGTVNATHQPVLASSRLRNVPDKALYGYDPTAYFGVYMPDTFWLGET, from the coding sequence TTGATCAGCCGCCGCACCGTCCTTGGTCTCATGGCTTCGGCATTTCTGCCGGGCACGTTGCGCGCCGCCGATCTGGAGCCGGAATTTCTTCAGCCGCAGCTGAAGGCCAGGGCGCTGCCGGCGCTCGCCGAACGCCTGCCCAAGCGCCCGCGCGCGTTGAATCTCGCTGCGATGGGCCGGCAGCCCGGCCAGTATGGCGGCACGCTGCGCACGATCATCGGCAGCCAGAAAGATATCCGGATGATGACGATCTACGGGTATGCTCGGCTGGTCGGCTATGACGAAAAGCTCAACTTGCAAGCCGACATTCTCGAAAGTTTCGACGTAGCGGATGATCGCGTCTTCACGTTCAAGATACGGGAAGGACATAAATGGTCCGACGGCAGCCTGCTGACGTCGGAGGATTTTCGCTATTGCTGGGAAGATGTCTGGCTGAACGATGAACTTTCGCAAGACGGGCTCGCCCCTTCCCTGCTGGCGGACGGCAAGCCACCACGCTTCGAGATCGTCGATCCGTTGACGGTCCGCTATAGTTGGGCTGCGCCCAATCCCGATTTCCTGCCCAAGCTCGCAGCTGCCTCGCCGCTACCGCTTGTTCTGCCGGCCGCTTATCTCAAGCAGTTCCACAAGAAATACCAGGATCCCTTCCGGCTAGCCGGCCTGATGAAGGAGTACCGGGCGAAGAAATGGACGCTCCTGCATATCCGCATGTCGCGGCAGTATCGCCCGGAGAACCCGGAGTTGCCGACGCTCGATCCCTGGCAGAACCGGACCAAGCCGCCGGCTGAGCAGTTCATCTTCGAGCGCAACCCGTTCTTTCATCGAACAGACGAGAATGGCCGGCAACTGCCCTATGTTGACCGGATTGTCATGAATGTCAGCTCGTCGGCAATCATTTCCGCCAAGACCGGTGCCGGCGAGAGCGACCTGCAATGCATGGGAATCGACTTTGCCGACTACTCCTTCCTGAAGGACGCGGAGAAGCGCTACCCGGTGAAGATGCATCTCTGGAAACGCACACAGGGCTCGCGGCTGGCGCTGCTGCCCAATCTGAATTGTGCCGACCAGGTGTGGCGTGGCCTTTTCCGTGACGTACGCGTGCGCCGCGCACTTTCGCTCGCTGTGGACAGGCGCGAGATCAATCTGGCTGTGTTCTACGGATTGGCGCAGGAAAGTGCCGATACGGTCCTGCCGGACAGCCCGCTCTACCGGCCGGAATTCGCGAAAGCCTGGGTCGCCCATGATCCCGACCAGGCCAATGCGCTGCTCGACCAGGTCGGGCTTCAGACGCGTGACGATGATGGCCTGCGGATACTTCCCGACGGTCGCCCGGCGCAGATCATCGTGGAAACGGCCGGCGAAAGCACGCTGGAAACCGACGCGCTCGAACTCATCACCGATCACTGGCGCAAGATCGGCATTGCCCTGTTCATCAGGACGTCACAGCGCGACATCTTCCGCAGCCGCGCGCTTGGCGGTGAGATCATGATGTCGATGTGGTCGGGCATCGACAATGGCGTGCCGACCGCCGACATGAACCCGTACCAGTTGGCCCCCACCGTCGACGATCAGCTGCAATGGCCGCTCTGGGGTGCTCACTATTTGTCTCATGGCACGCTCGGTGAGGCGCCCGACCTTCCGCCTGTGGTCGAGCTGATGGCTTTGCTCAAGCGCTGGAACGCATCGACCGAAGCCACGGAGCGCGCCGAAATCTGGAATTCAATGCTGTCGATCTACACCGATCAGGTGTTTTCGATCGGCACGGTGAACGCAACGCATCAGCCGGTTCTGGCGTCCTCGCGGCTGCGCAACGTGCCTGACAAGGCGCTCTACGGCTACGACCCGACTGCCTATTTCGGTGTCTATATGCCGGATACATTCTGGCTTGGAGAGACCTGA
- a CDS encoding ABC transporter ATP-binding protein, whose translation MNSGFDLLRIEDVGISFAIIGGPLHAVRRASLRVLPGKVTALVGESGSGKSVLSQAVMGILPNTAHVRGRILFSDPEKPGTTQDILQMPRDGPEIRALRGSRIGKIFQEPMTSLSPLHTIGNQVSESLQIHTPMARVERKARTEEMLSLVGFPNPKRAYDMYPFELSGGLRQRAMIAMALICRPALLIADEPTTALDVTIQAQILQLLRELQTKLNMAMLLITHDLGVVANVADEVVVMYHGEIMEAGPVEAIFRRPGHPYLKGLMAAVPHFDLKPGERLKALREVPVNVGNLLGKQTAPASTGPDDILLSVRDLKKVFTTRKSGWFGGSHQTTVRAVDGVSFDIRRGECLGLVGESGSGKTTVSKMLMRAVTPSGGSVVFNGRDRSIDVLEAEGDTLRMLRAKIQMVFQDPVSSLSPRMTVENILSEPLEIHQRGNAASRLATVKSLMQAIGLDPRFIKRYPHSFSGGQRQRIGIARALALGPELLICDEPVSALDVSVQAQILNLLKDLQKELGLTYLFISHNLAVVDYMADRIAVMCGGRIVELAPREILLRKPVHPYTRSLVAAVPFPDLDRPMDFKTLKLGGASDTSAWGPQFRDEGDEDMLSPLDLGGGHLVLARRSADVRDLRH comes from the coding sequence ATGAATTCGGGTTTTGATCTGCTGCGGATCGAAGATGTTGGCATCTCTTTTGCCATTATCGGGGGACCGTTGCATGCCGTCAGGCGCGCAAGTCTTCGCGTCCTGCCCGGCAAGGTTACCGCGCTTGTGGGCGAGTCAGGTTCCGGAAAATCGGTTCTCAGCCAGGCCGTGATGGGCATTTTGCCGAACACAGCCCATGTTCGCGGCCGTATCCTGTTTTCCGATCCTGAAAAGCCCGGCACGACGCAGGATATCCTGCAGATGCCGCGCGATGGACCCGAAATCCGGGCGTTGAGAGGCAGTCGCATCGGCAAGATCTTTCAGGAGCCGATGACATCACTGTCACCGCTGCACACGATCGGCAACCAAGTCAGCGAATCGCTGCAGATTCATACGCCCATGGCTCGGGTGGAGCGCAAGGCGCGGACGGAGGAAATGCTCAGCCTTGTCGGCTTTCCCAATCCCAAGCGCGCCTATGACATGTATCCCTTTGAACTTTCGGGAGGATTGCGTCAACGCGCCATGATCGCCATGGCTCTTATCTGCCGGCCCGCTTTGCTGATCGCCGATGAGCCGACGACGGCGTTGGACGTCACCATCCAGGCGCAAATCCTGCAGTTGCTGCGCGAGCTTCAGACCAAGCTGAACATGGCGATGCTGCTGATCACGCACGACCTCGGCGTTGTCGCCAATGTCGCCGACGAGGTGGTGGTCATGTACCATGGCGAGATCATGGAAGCTGGACCTGTGGAGGCGATATTCCGCCGGCCGGGCCACCCCTACCTGAAGGGCCTGATGGCAGCCGTACCGCATTTCGACCTGAAGCCTGGCGAAAGGCTGAAGGCGCTCCGCGAGGTGCCGGTGAATGTCGGGAACCTGCTCGGCAAGCAGACGGCGCCGGCATCGACGGGGCCGGACGACATCCTGCTGTCGGTCAGGGATCTGAAAAAGGTCTTCACCACCCGCAAGTCCGGATGGTTCGGCGGCAGTCATCAAACCACTGTTCGCGCCGTGGACGGCGTGAGCTTCGATATCAGGCGGGGCGAGTGCCTGGGTCTGGTCGGCGAAAGCGGCTCCGGCAAAACCACCGTCAGCAAGATGCTGATGCGGGCAGTCACCCCTAGCGGCGGCTCCGTGGTCTTCAACGGCCGCGACAGATCGATCGACGTCTTGGAGGCCGAGGGAGACACCCTGCGCATGCTGCGCGCGAAAATCCAGATGGTCTTCCAGGATCCGGTTTCGTCGCTTTCACCGCGCATGACGGTGGAGAACATCTTGAGCGAGCCGCTGGAAATTCATCAGCGCGGCAATGCCGCGTCCCGACTGGCCACCGTCAAGAGCCTGATGCAGGCAATCGGGCTCGATCCGCGCTTCATCAAGCGTTATCCGCACAGTTTCTCCGGCGGGCAGCGTCAGCGTATCGGCATCGCTCGCGCATTGGCGCTGGGGCCTGAACTTCTGATCTGCGACGAGCCGGTTTCGGCGCTCGATGTCTCTGTCCAGGCGCAGATCCTGAACCTCCTGAAGGACCTGCAGAAGGAACTGGGCCTGACCTACCTGTTCATATCCCACAACCTGGCTGTGGTGGACTACATGGCAGACCGCATCGCGGTGATGTGCGGCGGGCGTATCGTCGAGCTTGCGCCGCGCGAAATTCTGCTTAGGAAACCGGTCCACCCCTACACGCGCTCACTGGTCGCCGCGGTACCTTTCCCGGATCTCGACAGGCCGATGGATTTCAAGACGCTGAAGCTCGGGGGCGCTTCCGATACCAGCGCATGGGGACCGCAATTCCGCGACGAGGGCGACGAGGATATGCTGTCGCCGCTCGACCTTGGCGGCGGCCACCTCGTGCTGGCTCGACGTTCGGCCGATGTCAGAGACCTACGCCATTGA
- a CDS encoding adenylate/guanylate cyclase domain-containing protein, with product MSTARAEISTILMDKVADWLNQSALAGSDLETLVKGFCERLAAAGLPLKRVHLSFSMLHPLYDALGFTWFRGQGIEVEGFRAEPGGPSDRFLTSPYYHLLSNKLDHLRRRIDPSLPPEFPIFEELRLIGVTDYMAFVHPFSGNTSQGMIGSWSTDSATGFSDSMISALLRIQSHLAIATKMAVLTKLADNMMTTYLGGDAGRRVLDGQIKRGEGDTIRAALVMGDMRGSSRLAETSGREIYIDTLNQFFDAVAAPFNRKGGQIMSFIGDGFIAVYPCERHRSQSEIACQAALAAAHKATARMMDLNLRRKEQGLGDIQFGIGLHVGNVMFGNVGLTDRLTFSAFGSAVNEVQRLQTLTKKYPHSVLASEDFASYCGTNSWLTLGKEELRGIKQKLTVLAPDLSGALALDEDAALEPIHDRRSDAEQVMLLHRDTARISAGDPSKLQ from the coding sequence ATGAGCACAGCGCGAGCAGAAATTTCCACCATTCTCATGGATAAGGTTGCCGATTGGCTGAACCAATCGGCGCTGGCGGGCAGCGACCTGGAAACATTGGTAAAAGGCTTTTGCGAACGGCTGGCTGCTGCCGGCCTGCCGCTGAAGCGGGTGCATTTGAGCTTTTCGATGCTTCATCCGCTTTATGACGCGCTTGGCTTCACCTGGTTTCGCGGCCAAGGCATAGAAGTGGAAGGCTTCCGCGCCGAGCCCGGCGGGCCGTCCGACAGATTTCTGACCAGCCCATACTACCATCTGCTCAGCAACAAGCTCGACCATCTGCGACGCCGGATCGATCCGTCATTGCCGCCGGAATTTCCTATTTTCGAGGAACTCAGGCTTATCGGCGTCACCGATTACATGGCTTTCGTCCATCCCTTCAGCGGCAACACCAGTCAGGGCATGATCGGGTCCTGGTCCACCGACAGTGCTACAGGCTTCAGCGACAGCATGATTTCGGCGCTGCTGCGCATCCAGAGCCATCTCGCTATCGCAACCAAGATGGCGGTGCTCACCAAGCTCGCCGACAACATGATGACCACCTATCTCGGCGGCGACGCCGGCAGGCGCGTGCTGGACGGCCAGATCAAACGCGGCGAGGGCGATACAATCCGGGCCGCGCTGGTCATGGGCGATATGCGTGGATCGTCGAGGCTTGCCGAAACCTCCGGCCGCGAAATCTATATCGATACGCTGAACCAGTTTTTCGACGCCGTTGCCGCACCTTTCAATCGCAAAGGCGGACAGATTATGAGTTTCATCGGGGATGGCTTCATTGCCGTCTACCCTTGCGAAAGACACCGCTCGCAGTCCGAAATCGCCTGCCAGGCTGCTCTTGCGGCCGCGCACAAAGCCACCGCGCGCATGATGGATCTCAATCTGCGCAGAAAGGAGCAGGGGTTGGGCGATATACAATTTGGCATCGGCCTGCATGTCGGCAATGTGATGTTCGGCAATGTCGGGCTTACCGACAGGCTCACATTCTCCGCCTTCGGCTCGGCTGTAAACGAGGTCCAGCGCCTCCAGACCCTGACCAAGAAATATCCGCACAGCGTTCTCGCCAGCGAAGACTTCGCCAGCTACTGCGGGACCAACAGCTGGTTGACGCTCGGCAAGGAGGAACTGCGAGGCATCAAGCAGAAGCTGACGGTGCTTGCACCCGATCTGTCGGGTGCTCTCGCACTCGATGAAGACGCTGCGCTGGAGCCGATTCACGACCGAAGATCGGACGCCGAGCAGGTCATGCTGCTTCATCGCGATACCGCGCGGATATCCGCGGGCGACCCGAGCAAGCTCCAGTAA
- a CDS encoding nucleotide sugar dehydrogenase — protein sequence MDASQSIYDSLLNRISTRAAQVGVIGLGYVGLPLAVAVARAGFPVSGFDIEARKVESLNKGQSYIEAVTSAALAGQVASGRFRATADFAELAVCDVIIICVPTPLTKHREPDLSFVTNTAGTIAKHLRLGQLVVLESTTYPGTTDDVIKPILEATGLQSKIDFFLGFSPEREDPGNRSFEVATIPKVVAGDGIEAAALVQAFYQSVVKTVVPVSTTATAEAVKLTENIFRSVNIALVNELKVVLGAMGIDIWEVIEAAKSKPFGYMPFYPGPGLGGHCVPIDPFYLTWKAREYELPTRFIELAAEINTAMPRHVVDELAKALDRRCGKALSRSRILIIGLAYKKNVPDIRESPSLRLIELIEEWGGKAEFHDPHVTEIPTTREHMAIKGRRSVELTEAALKGFDAVVVATDHDAIDYQTIADHALLILDTRNVFGRLGLARDTVVKA from the coding sequence TTGGACGCCTCACAATCGATATATGACAGTCTTCTGAACCGGATTTCGACGCGCGCCGCGCAGGTCGGCGTGATCGGACTGGGCTATGTCGGGTTGCCGCTGGCGGTTGCGGTCGCACGCGCCGGCTTCCCGGTTTCCGGCTTCGACATCGAAGCCCGGAAGGTCGAGAGCCTGAACAAGGGCCAATCCTACATCGAGGCAGTGACGTCGGCAGCCCTTGCCGGCCAGGTGGCGAGCGGACGGTTCCGCGCCACCGCGGATTTTGCCGAACTGGCCGTCTGCGATGTCATCATCATCTGCGTTCCGACACCGCTGACGAAACACCGTGAGCCGGATCTCTCCTTTGTCACGAACACGGCAGGCACCATCGCGAAACATCTGCGTCTCGGCCAGCTCGTCGTGCTGGAATCGACCACCTATCCCGGCACCACCGACGACGTGATCAAGCCCATACTGGAAGCAACCGGCTTGCAGTCGAAGATAGACTTCTTCCTCGGCTTCTCGCCCGAACGCGAGGATCCCGGCAACCGCAGCTTTGAAGTCGCGACGATCCCCAAGGTCGTGGCAGGCGACGGGATTGAAGCGGCGGCGCTCGTGCAGGCTTTCTACCAAAGCGTGGTCAAGACCGTCGTTCCGGTTTCCACCACCGCGACTGCCGAGGCGGTCAAGCTGACGGAAAACATCTTCCGTTCGGTCAACATAGCCCTCGTCAACGAATTGAAGGTCGTGCTCGGGGCGATGGGCATCGACATCTGGGAGGTGATCGAGGCGGCAAAGAGCAAGCCCTTCGGCTACATGCCTTTCTATCCTGGCCCCGGACTTGGCGGGCACTGCGTTCCGATCGATCCCTTCTACCTGACGTGGAAGGCGCGCGAATACGAACTGCCGACCCGCTTCATCGAGCTGGCGGCAGAGATCAACACGGCCATGCCGCGTCATGTGGTCGATGAACTGGCGAAGGCGCTGGACCGGCGCTGCGGCAAGGCGCTCAGCCGCTCGCGCATTCTCATCATCGGGCTGGCCTACAAGAAGAATGTGCCCGACATCCGCGAAAGCCCCTCATTGCGGCTCATTGAGCTCATCGAGGAATGGGGCGGCAAGGCGGAATTCCACGATCCGCATGTTACCGAGATCCCGACCACACGGGAGCATATGGCGATCAAGGGGCGCCGCTCGGTCGAATTGACCGAGGCGGCCTTGAAGGGTTTCGATGCTGTGGTCGTTGCAACCGACCACGACGCGATCGACTACCAGACCATCGCTGATCACGCCCTTCTGATCCTCGACACACGCAATGTTTTTGGCCGCCTCGGGCTGGCCCGAGACACGGTGGTGAAGGCCTGA